The following are encoded in a window of Haloarcula laminariae genomic DNA:
- a CDS encoding endonuclease/exonuclease/phosphatase family protein produces MNPVRLMSFNVRYDTAIDGRHNWAHRRRLVADTIRYHDPDVVGVQEAMTHQLRELETMLPGYEWVGDARDTVAPSGEHTAVGYRRDRFSGLGTDTFWLSETPEAANSVGWDARHPRVATWVRLREAGTDRALVVLNTHLDHHGERARREGIELALSRLAGLVDDEAVVVCGDFNCVVGGPAHAAATGYDLGGGRRLRDSRELVSSRHGPTTTRTDFEDLLPGMGIDHVFVSDDAAVTGWSAVTDRDDDHYASDHLPVVVDCEF; encoded by the coding sequence ATGAACCCGGTGCGGCTGATGTCGTTCAACGTTCGGTACGACACCGCCATCGACGGGCGCCACAACTGGGCCCATCGGCGGCGGCTGGTAGCCGACACCATCCGGTATCACGACCCGGACGTGGTGGGCGTCCAAGAGGCGATGACCCACCAGCTCCGGGAGCTGGAGACCATGCTCCCGGGCTACGAGTGGGTCGGCGACGCCCGCGATACGGTCGCACCGAGCGGGGAACACACCGCCGTCGGCTACCGGCGCGACCGTTTCAGCGGGCTGGGGACCGACACGTTCTGGCTCTCGGAGACGCCCGAGGCGGCCAACTCCGTCGGCTGGGACGCCCGCCACCCGCGGGTCGCGACCTGGGTCCGCCTGCGCGAGGCCGGGACCGACCGCGCGCTGGTCGTGCTGAATACCCATCTCGACCACCACGGCGAGCGCGCCCGCCGGGAGGGTATCGAACTGGCCCTGTCCCGACTCGCCGGGCTCGTCGACGACGAGGCGGTCGTCGTCTGCGGGGACTTCAACTGCGTCGTCGGCGGGCCGGCCCACGCCGCCGCCACCGGCTACGACCTGGGCGGCGGGCGCCGGCTCCGCGACAGCCGCGAGCTGGTGTCGAGCCGTCACGGGCCGACGACGACCCGGACCGACTTCGAGGACCTGCTGCCGGGGATGGGCATCGACCACGTCTTCGTCAGCGACGACGCCGCGGTCACCGGCTGGTCGGCCGTCACCGACCGGGACGACGACCACTACGCCTCCGACCACCTCCCGGTCGTGGTTGACTGCGAGTTCTGA
- a CDS encoding DUF7113 family protein encodes MLLVSGTAGEAGLTGTLYEPGEEPPSYRGAPEEGAPYVWVCDAFYEVESGGKPQTIGDRTLRIAFESPAPRGFPDQAAALSAAKDHVRTQFARLGVPESEVDITVERPDG; translated from the coding sequence ATGTTACTCGTTTCCGGCACTGCCGGCGAGGCGGGCCTGACCGGGACGCTGTACGAACCCGGCGAGGAGCCGCCGTCGTACCGCGGCGCGCCGGAGGAGGGGGCGCCGTACGTCTGGGTGTGCGATGCCTTCTACGAGGTCGAGAGCGGCGGGAAACCACAGACTATCGGCGACCGGACACTCCGCATCGCCTTCGAGTCGCCGGCGCCCCGCGGCTTTCCGGACCAAGCGGCGGCGCTGTCGGCCGCGAAAGACCACGTCCGAACCCAGTTCGCCCGGCTGGGCGTCCCCGAAAGCGAGGTCGACATTACCGTAGAGCGGCCCGACGGCTAG
- a CDS encoding DNA double-strand break repair nuclease NurA has translation MTLDPVHVDGIAQLAGQVGATVETSDQGAAAEDVWASFLDPLYDTDGREILAPLGEQRRRKVPIEDIALADPPFPTQHGLDSGTINPTTFKNGLVLDVAQAAMSATPSDVELHRGRTIIMAVHSNDATLAFDDEWRADDRGYARRRVLDAPQVDRFEQRVVHALALYLAESEHALLNADAVDDLFVLDGPIYPTGLLRWADRDSELADLLAEDDRPKSVVGNYVELVERFVERDIPLVGFVKTSSRKPLTRVVRKKTAAPWNSDSAFFRHVLERRDDGERLTDALTCTNWFRSRAGTDGMLAADGDALGIDRELDPEAYEVTFFVVYDPRTDLVFRVEAPYAFTRDPERRDRLTRQLLHDVAAEQGPPLAVSKADELASIDRQGSEELTRRIEREFGMDRDASYNDLRWGAIEEKF, from the coding sequence ATGACGCTGGACCCGGTGCACGTCGACGGTATCGCCCAGCTGGCCGGACAGGTGGGAGCGACCGTCGAGACGAGCGACCAGGGGGCCGCCGCCGAGGACGTGTGGGCGTCGTTTCTGGACCCGCTGTACGACACCGACGGCCGCGAGATACTCGCCCCGCTGGGCGAGCAACGCCGCCGGAAGGTCCCAATCGAGGACATCGCCCTGGCGGACCCGCCGTTCCCGACCCAGCACGGGCTGGATTCGGGGACCATCAACCCCACGACGTTCAAGAACGGGCTGGTACTGGACGTGGCCCAGGCCGCGATGAGCGCGACCCCCTCGGACGTGGAGCTCCACCGCGGCCGGACCATCATCATGGCGGTCCACTCGAACGACGCGACGCTCGCCTTCGACGACGAGTGGCGGGCCGACGACCGCGGCTACGCCCGCCGCCGGGTGCTCGACGCCCCGCAAGTCGACCGCTTCGAACAGCGGGTCGTCCACGCGCTGGCGCTGTATCTGGCCGAGAGCGAACACGCGCTGTTGAACGCCGACGCCGTCGATGATTTGTTCGTCCTCGACGGCCCAATCTACCCCACCGGCCTGCTCCGGTGGGCCGACCGCGACAGCGAACTCGCCGACCTGCTGGCCGAGGACGACCGACCGAAGTCCGTCGTGGGCAACTACGTCGAACTCGTCGAGCGGTTCGTCGAGCGTGACATCCCCCTGGTCGGGTTCGTGAAGACCTCCTCGCGCAAACCGCTGACCCGCGTCGTCCGCAAGAAGACGGCGGCGCCCTGGAACAGCGACAGCGCATTCTTCCGGCACGTGCTCGAACGCCGGGACGACGGCGAGCGACTGACGGACGCGCTGACCTGCACTAACTGGTTCCGCTCGCGGGCGGGCACCGACGGCATGCTGGCCGCCGACGGCGACGCGCTGGGCATCGACCGCGAACTCGACCCCGAGGCCTACGAGGTGACCTTCTTCGTCGTCTACGACCCGCGGACGGACCTCGTCTTCCGGGTGGAGGCGCCCTACGCGTTCACGCGGGACCCGGAGCGGCGGGACCGGCTCACGCGCCAGCTGTTACACGACGTGGCCGCCGAACAGGGGCCGCCGCTGGCGGTCTCGAAGGCCGACGAACTCGCCAGCATCGACCGCCAGGGCAGCGAGGAGCTCACCCGCCGAATCGAGCGGGAGTTCGGGATGGACCGGGACGCCTCCTACAACGACCTCCGGTGGGGCGCCATCGAGGAGAAGTTCTAG
- a CDS encoding sodium:calcium antiporter, which translates to MVVFDVLYVGVSVVALWFGADQFVTGASRVARRLGVPGLVVGLTVVAFGTSAPEFAVTIDAALAGQSDISVANVVGSNILNLGFILGGVALVRAMAMSRTLVARDGLLLVGSTAVLLAVAADGRLSAVEGAVLFASLLAYLLVLSRAGSTDAETAADPFHPPDAGRLLVGLALVVGGGHLLVVSAVDIARVAGVSEWVIGLTIVAAGTSLPEFATSLAAARAGRTGISAGNLVGSCIFNVLGVLGLAALVRPLAVSPAGVEGAAWLLGTTVLVVVLFYTEETLTRLEGGLLVVLNAANWLLNLL; encoded by the coding sequence GTGGTCGTCTTCGACGTGCTCTACGTCGGCGTCTCGGTCGTCGCGCTGTGGTTCGGCGCCGACCAGTTCGTCACCGGCGCCTCGCGGGTCGCCCGCCGGCTCGGCGTCCCGGGGCTCGTCGTCGGGCTCACCGTCGTCGCCTTCGGCACCTCGGCCCCGGAGTTCGCGGTGACGATAGACGCCGCACTGGCCGGCCAGTCGGACATCTCAGTGGCCAACGTCGTCGGCTCCAATATCCTGAACCTGGGGTTCATCCTCGGCGGCGTCGCCCTGGTCCGGGCCATGGCGATGTCCCGGACCCTCGTGGCCCGCGACGGCCTCCTGCTCGTGGGCTCGACCGCGGTCCTGCTGGCCGTCGCCGCCGACGGCCGCCTCTCCGCCGTCGAGGGCGCGGTGCTGTTCGCGTCGCTGCTCGCGTACCTGCTCGTGCTCTCCCGGGCCGGCTCGACCGACGCGGAGACGGCGGCCGACCCGTTTCACCCGCCCGACGCCGGTCGGCTGCTCGTCGGCCTCGCGCTGGTCGTCGGCGGCGGGCACCTGCTTGTGGTCTCCGCCGTCGACATCGCCCGGGTCGCCGGTGTCTCCGAGTGGGTCATCGGGCTCACTATCGTCGCCGCGGGCACCTCGCTGCCGGAGTTTGCCACCTCGCTGGCCGCCGCCAGGGCCGGCCGGACCGGCATCTCCGCGGGGAACCTGGTCGGTAGCTGTATCTTCAACGTCCTCGGTGTGCTGGGGCTGGCCGCGCTCGTCCGGCCCCTCGCCGTCTCCCCGGCCGGCGTCGAGGGAGCGGCGTGGCTGCTGGGAACCACCGTGCTGGTCGTCGTGTTGTTCTACACCGAAGAAACGCTCACTCGGCTAGAGGGTGGCTTGCTGGTCGTCCTGAACGCCGCGAACTGGCTCCTGAACCTGCTGTGA
- a CDS encoding DUF7522 family protein gives MTRNILSDDLADSIVTTARTATGDSLRSVTYFTRANFEQLYLRDDLQRDADLNDFVGHEWQGYKQTKNAYQESELGDYRFTVRAFENGYLLRATTDRQGVLITTDGLSMGSYEEIAEAIERLLRESTKE, from the coding sequence ATGACGCGTAACATCCTCTCGGACGATCTGGCCGACAGCATCGTCACAACAGCGCGGACAGCGACTGGCGATTCGCTGCGGTCCGTGACCTACTTCACGCGGGCGAACTTCGAGCAACTCTATCTGCGGGACGATCTGCAGCGGGACGCGGACCTCAACGACTTCGTCGGCCACGAGTGGCAGGGGTACAAACAGACGAAGAACGCCTACCAGGAGTCCGAGCTCGGCGACTACCGGTTCACCGTCCGGGCCTTCGAGAACGGCTACCTGCTCCGGGCGACCACGGACCGACAGGGCGTCCTCATCACCACCGACGGCCTCTCGATGGGCTCCTACGAGGAGATAGCCGAGGCCATCGAGCGGCTCCTGCGCGAGTCGACCAAGGAGTAG